A genomic region of Alnus glutinosa chromosome 11, dhAlnGlut1.1, whole genome shotgun sequence contains the following coding sequences:
- the LOC133882614 gene encoding F-box protein SKIP23-like: MADWSQLPKELLGLIAERLNSPFYQLRFRSVCSSWRSSVSPRPLLRLPGRFPFHQCDGITDSTWGFHLSRRTIFLIRSSDARSQTPPNSSWLVKVEEIHPSRMRLLNPLSRVQLKPLPTSFPNAMDLACFNVLELGQEYVLHYMNFLNFRPFGDSFGDLGNLYMEKVVFMSSGCGEINEEFLLLTIHVSGKLAMFKSGDKRWTIIHDMPSPYDDVILFQREFYAVDGTGRTVVVGLSLDVSLVAESVYGGDKKFLVESNGELLLVDMYLSAGYVGVGDGDDVDVDEVFDEYVGERAVRFKVFGLDIEGKRWVEVDSLGDRVLFLGDDCTFSSSVAELSLSSCIKGNCVLFTDNFFYTRGEGGSSLSDEVFKGRDICVFDLDNDSIALLADCPEYSRLFWPPPDMVVSTNLTVQNQFEELSL; encoded by the exons aTGGCAGACTGGTCCCAACTCCCCAAGGAACTCCTCGGTCTAATCGCTGAACGCCTCAACAGTCCCTTCTACCAGCTCCGATTCCGATCCGTCTGCTCCTCATGGCGCTCCTCCGTCTCCCCCAGACCCCTCCTGCGCTTGCCGGGCCGTTTCCCCTTCCATCAGTGCGACGGAATCACGGACTCCACATGGGGCTTCCACCTCTCCCGGCGCACCATATTCCTCATCAGGTCCTCCGATGCTCGTTCCCAAACACCCCCCAATTCATCCTGGCTTGTCAAGGTTGAAGAGATCCATCCCAGTCGAATGCGCTTGCTGAACCCACTCTCTCGAGTCCAACTCAAGCCCTTGCCAACATCTTTTCCTAACGCAATGGACCTAGCCTGTTTCAACGTTTTGGAATTGGGCCAAGAATATGTTCTCCACTACATGAATTTCTTGAATTTCCGACCCTTCGGAGACTCTTTCGGTGATCTCGGAAACTTGTACATGGAAAAAGTTGTGTTCATGAGCTCGGGTTGTGGAGAAATCAACGAGGAATTCTTGCTGCTCACTATTCACGTTTCTGGAAAATTGGCTATGTTTAAGTCTGGGGACAAGCGGTGGACCATAATACACGATATGCCTTCCCCGTATGACGATGTCATTTTGTTTCAAAGGGAGTTTTACGCTGTTGATGGCACGGGGAGGACTGTGGTTGTCGGTTTGTCATTGGATGTGAGCTTGGTTGCCGAGTCTGTGTATGGCGGGGACAAGAAGTTTCTGGTCGAGTCCAATGGTGAGTTGTTATTGGTTGACATGTATTTGAGTGCCGGTTATGTGGGTGTTGGTGATGGTGATGATGTTGATGTTGACGAGGTTTTTGATGAGTACGTGGGGGAGAGAGCGGTTCGGTTTAAGGTTTTTGGGTTGGATATAGAGGGGAAGAGGTGGGTGGAGGTGGATAGCTTGGGGGATCGGGTGTTGTTCTTGGGGGATGATTGTACGTTTTCATCCTCTGTGGCGGAGTTGTCGTTATCGAGTTGTATCAAAGGGAATTGCGTGTTGTTTACGGATAATTTCTTTTACACGAGGGGTGAAGGAGGTAGTAGTCTCAGTGACGAAGTTTTCAAGGGTCGGGATATATGTGTGTTTGATTTGGATAATGATAGTATTGCGCTTTTGGCAGATTGTCCTGAGTATTCGAGGCTGTTTTGGCCGCCTCCGGATATGGTTGTATCGACAAATTTGACG GTGCAAAATCAATTTGAAGAACTGTCCTTGTGA
- the LOC133882830 gene encoding rop guanine nucleotide exchange factor 1-like, which translates to MNKIQYNKDVGQSILESYSRVMESLVFNITARIDDVLYVDDATKRCAAAETMSIFSRGGLGGIPIQKRMSPSPFSIHHTPYASPFATPTFCSSTPVMGSPGRAPSSLKRTGLKEATDLKSEKLVPADFDQVWSYAGNVSARRVPGNAPERD; encoded by the exons ATGAATAAGATCCAATACAATAAG GATGTAGGGCAGTCAATTCTTGAAAGCTACTCAAGGGTGATGGAAAGCTTGGTCTTTAACATAACGGCCAGGATAGATGACGTCCTTTACGTCGATGATGCGACGAAGCGTTGTGCAGCAGCTGAAACAATGTCTATTTTCAGCAGGGGTGGTCTAGGCGGTATTCCTATTCAGAAGCGAATGTCTCCTAGCCCCTTCTCGATCCACCACACCCCGTACGCCTCTCCATTTGCAACTCCGACCTTCTGTTCTTCCACTCCAGTAATGGGAAGCCCAGGGAGGGCACCTTCCTCTCTTAAGAGGACTGGTCTTAAGGAAGCAACTGACCTGAAGTCAGAAAAATTAGTCCCGGCAGATTTTGACCAAGTGTGGTCATATGCTGGGAACGTCAGTGCAAGAAGAGTTCCCGGAAATGCTCCAGAGCGTGATTGA